A stretch of the Rhizobium sp. CCGE531 genome encodes the following:
- a CDS encoding aminotransferase class V-fold PLP-dependent enzyme: MMTEKADFPENGLEEAAIWEAMECARKGDVDWRAGRLPGFYVHFANDDVDRIGKIALEKFHATNALGLSAFPSIKKFESDVAEWALSLFHGDEGVASITSGGTESIFIAMKTAREWAKAARPEVTKPKMLLSHSAHPAFDKAAKYLGLEVVRIMPRDDFKTDIAALKTALDDQTIIMAGSAPQFTMGVFDQIEELAALALARNVWFHTDACVGGFLSPFAEQNGHQIPLWDFRVKGVKSVSADLHKYGFAPKGASIVAFSNAEYQQYQVFDFNNWSRGRYVTSTFAGTRSGANIAAAWAVMRFLGNEGYCKIAEQIWTIREKLMREIPTIEDLFVYGDPELTVMSYGSKTLDAGDIAAGLAAKGWHTVAPSLNPPAINLGILSLAFGEVVDAYLSDLREVVAQLKAGETSFDRSLIGTYGTR; encoded by the coding sequence ATGATGACGGAAAAAGCAGATTTCCCGGAAAATGGCCTGGAAGAAGCCGCGATTTGGGAGGCGATGGAGTGTGCGAGGAAGGGTGACGTAGATTGGAGAGCGGGACGCTTGCCGGGTTTTTACGTTCATTTCGCCAACGACGATGTTGATCGCATCGGTAAAATCGCGCTTGAAAAATTCCACGCGACGAACGCGTTGGGGCTCAGCGCATTTCCATCGATCAAGAAATTCGAGTCGGACGTTGCAGAATGGGCGCTATCCCTTTTTCACGGGGATGAAGGTGTGGCTAGCATTACGTCAGGGGGCACTGAGAGTATTTTCATTGCCATGAAGACTGCACGGGAGTGGGCGAAAGCTGCTCGGCCCGAAGTCACCAAGCCGAAAATGCTACTTTCCCACAGTGCGCACCCGGCCTTCGACAAGGCAGCGAAGTATTTGGGCCTAGAAGTTGTGAGAATTATGCCGCGTGATGATTTCAAAACTGACATCGCCGCGCTGAAGACAGCTTTGGATGATCAAACAATCATAATGGCGGGATCGGCTCCGCAATTTACGATGGGAGTTTTCGATCAGATCGAGGAACTCGCTGCTCTCGCATTAGCGCGAAACGTCTGGTTTCACACTGACGCCTGCGTAGGCGGTTTTCTGTCTCCTTTCGCCGAGCAGAACGGGCACCAGATCCCACTTTGGGATTTCCGAGTGAAGGGCGTAAAGTCGGTTTCTGCAGATTTGCACAAGTATGGGTTTGCGCCTAAGGGGGCTTCAATCGTCGCCTTTTCGAATGCCGAGTACCAGCAGTACCAGGTGTTTGACTTTAACAACTGGTCCCGGGGAAGGTATGTGACGTCGACCTTCGCGGGCACCCGTTCTGGTGCGAACATTGCTGCCGCTTGGGCTGTGATGCGGTTCCTTGGCAATGAGGGCTACTGCAAAATTGCGGAACAAATCTGGACGATACGTGAAAAGCTCATGCGGGAGATCCCAACAATCGAGGACCTGTTTGTTTATGGCGACCCTGAACTTACGGTGATGAGTTACGGTTCAAAGACGCTGGACGCGGGCGATATTGCGGCAGGTCTCGCTGCCAAGGGCTGGCATACCGTTGCGCCGTCTCTGAATCCACCCGCGATCAATCTGGGTATTCTTAGCCTCGCTTTTGGGGAAGTCGTGGACGCCTACTTAAGCGACCTTCGGGAGGTTGTAGCCCAGCTTAAAGCGGGCGAAACCTCCTTTGATCGCTCGCTCATTGGGACCTATGGAACCAGATGA
- a CDS encoding amino acid ABC transporter ATP-binding protein, with the protein MTADKIIEATNVSKWYGSFRALTDVNLTVRKGERIVICGPSGSGKSTLIRCFNRLEAHQEGEITVNGIRLHSKMRNVTDVRKNVGMVFQHFNLFPHMTVLMNCMAGPMWMKGLSESEAKKTALKFLERVRIPEQAYKYPVQLSGGQQQRVAIARSLCMEPAVMLFDEPTSALDPEMVSEVLETMTGLARDGMTMVCVTHEMGFARAVADRVIFMDRGQIVEEGAPNAFFTNPQHDRTKLFLSQILKH; encoded by the coding sequence ATGACCGCGGATAAAATCATCGAAGCGACGAACGTCTCGAAATGGTACGGTTCTTTCCGCGCATTGACCGATGTCAACCTCACTGTGCGCAAAGGCGAACGTATTGTTATTTGCGGACCCTCAGGATCCGGGAAGTCAACGCTCATCCGCTGCTTCAACAGACTAGAAGCCCACCAGGAAGGCGAGATCACCGTCAATGGGATCCGATTGCACAGTAAGATGCGCAACGTGACCGACGTCCGCAAGAATGTTGGGATGGTGTTTCAGCACTTCAACCTTTTCCCCCATATGACTGTGCTGATGAATTGCATGGCGGGTCCCATGTGGATGAAGGGCTTATCCGAATCTGAGGCTAAGAAGACGGCTCTGAAGTTCCTTGAGCGCGTGCGCATTCCAGAACAGGCGTACAAATATCCGGTTCAATTGTCCGGGGGACAGCAGCAGCGCGTGGCCATTGCCCGCTCGCTGTGCATGGAGCCGGCCGTTATGCTCTTCGATGAACCCACGTCGGCACTCGATCCGGAAATGGTGTCGGAAGTACTGGAAACGATGACGGGTCTGGCACGCGACGGCATGACGATGGTCTGTGTCACACATGAGATGGGATTTGCGCGTGCCGTCGCGGACCGCGTCATCTTCATGGACCGGGGCCAGATCGTCGAAGAGGGCGCTCCGAATGCGTTTTTCACCAACCCGCAACACGACAGGACAAAGCTCTTCCTGAGTCAAATCCTGAAACATTGA
- a CDS encoding SDR family oxidoreductase: MQTHNARTSTPTDRFIEGGQTAADSDAGKVCVLVGASNPVGLCLAQSFLETGYRVAVGDLDPSDFSSLTAVSGTNLFPVKVNLNRDVYVNSMVDQVYLRWSRVDILVNIAFRRRECADPLSATDLGLDAVSNLIRVTSAFGSRLQGEELAVVNIAWFDEKTLLEVDREAVLQAALRTATSAMAKKYFDTGLRINAVHTRNARSTSCVQSDTLRTLVQAVQFLASPELSGKLTGNVLDIDLKPDDSPVRG; encoded by the coding sequence TTGCAGACACACAACGCACGCACGTCGACGCCGACGGACCGGTTTATCGAAGGAGGACAGACCGCCGCCGACTCTGATGCTGGCAAAGTATGCGTGTTGGTGGGCGCGTCAAACCCGGTCGGTCTCTGTCTTGCGCAATCTTTTCTCGAAACTGGCTACCGTGTCGCCGTAGGCGATCTCGACCCTTCAGACTTCAGTTCATTAACCGCAGTCTCGGGGACGAATTTGTTTCCGGTTAAGGTCAATTTGAATAGGGACGTTTATGTCAATTCAATGGTCGATCAGGTCTACCTACGCTGGAGCCGGGTCGATATTCTGGTGAACATAGCCTTCCGTCGTCGTGAATGCGCCGATCCGCTTTCCGCTACGGATCTTGGGCTTGATGCCGTCTCCAATCTTATAAGGGTGACAAGTGCTTTCGGCTCCCGGCTCCAGGGAGAGGAACTCGCTGTCGTGAATATCGCGTGGTTTGACGAGAAGACGCTACTAGAGGTCGACCGCGAGGCTGTGCTCCAAGCGGCCTTACGAACCGCGACGAGTGCAATGGCGAAGAAGTATTTCGACACGGGGCTTCGAATAAACGCTGTTCATACAAGAAATGCGCGTTCGACATCTTGCGTTCAAAGTGACACGCTTAGGACACTTGTTCAAGCTGTTCAATTTCTTGCCAGTCCGGAGCTGTCTGGAAAGCTCACGGGGAACGTCTTGGACATCGACCTGAAACCCGACGATAGTCCTGTCCGCGGATAA
- a CDS encoding HAMP domain-containing methyl-accepting chemotaxis protein, producing the protein MFVDRLLSAFSIRAKVLLVLVPLVMILAAVGVVSLQATGLLQSRLRLSSEVLETLSGFREVSESMNRFLAQSSTENRDEALASLSGQGATMLSLQKAATDVGSDTRALESSESAMSAISDSMDRMWSLHNDELSIRRDVAASLTEIKQVAADLKLAAVKVRAQVRNQENSGKTMLREATRSIDTAAIMQRLSENLVNLSASAMQTPEAQQQALMLKKAMKTVKRVVATGDDGQAVANLEQAISRVVATSGLDSAFLHNLGTDLSAFAPRLRNDAIQHMIEGTHAVRGLDKPLAESETLVAAVASVGQDADSIEIEINNLLRAASTENQQRLVEQLTKLTRDTVAVGGVASSLADFPKMEEILYSQGDAIEQNTEKLVKIAEGRQAQYAEADQTVQSIWKNLVSFASTQEHDAHRESDFARLLSAAATVSGVLVALLAGAGLMATLRAPIERIARRMQGLATGDLQSDIVGCQRKDEIGDMARALEVFRGNAVSKLEVEARAQDDRKTADQERTDREFERAQLEKEVSSAVQTLGEALSRLARGDISQTIDRHFHPNLEQLRRDFNHSLSVLRDTVSHIDENTQQIKWGTNELFKASDDLSRRTERQAASLEETAAAVEQVTATVRNSSENACETQAFVSAVKEHAEGAAIIVTDAISAMGRIQDASYKIGQIIGLIDTIAFQTNLLALNAGVEAARAGDAGKGFAVVAQEVRELAQRSSAAALEIRQLISESSSEVAVGSDYVGKTGEALHSIAASIVQISDRIDQIVSSSREQATSLAEINNNVNVLDQGTQQNAAMAEQTNAATKTLSDQTVELSERLAGFKLTDDRPAHRVSLAA; encoded by the coding sequence ATGTTCGTCGATCGCTTGCTATCCGCTTTCAGCATCAGAGCGAAAGTCCTATTAGTACTGGTGCCGCTTGTCATGATACTGGCAGCCGTCGGCGTCGTGAGCCTACAGGCGACCGGATTGCTGCAATCTCGCCTTCGCCTATCGAGCGAAGTTCTTGAGACTTTGAGCGGATTTCGGGAAGTCTCTGAGAGCATGAACCGGTTTTTGGCGCAGAGTTCGACGGAGAACCGTGATGAGGCCCTGGCAAGTCTAAGCGGGCAGGGCGCCACGATGCTGTCGCTTCAGAAAGCCGCCACTGACGTCGGTAGTGACACTCGTGCTCTTGAAAGCAGTGAGTCCGCGATGTCTGCTATTTCTGACAGCATGGACCGCATGTGGTCCCTGCACAACGATGAGCTGTCCATTCGTCGTGACGTCGCCGCGAGTTTGACCGAGATCAAGCAGGTCGCGGCCGACCTGAAGCTGGCCGCCGTTAAAGTCCGTGCGCAGGTCCGCAACCAGGAAAACTCTGGCAAAACGATGCTCAGAGAGGCTACGCGCTCAATCGACACGGCGGCAATTATGCAGCGGTTGTCGGAAAATTTGGTCAACCTGTCGGCCAGCGCGATGCAAACCCCCGAGGCACAGCAACAAGCGCTCATGCTCAAAAAGGCGATGAAAACTGTCAAGCGCGTCGTTGCAACGGGCGATGACGGACAAGCCGTCGCAAACTTGGAACAGGCGATCTCCAGGGTCGTCGCTACTTCCGGGCTGGATAGCGCTTTCCTTCACAACCTTGGGACCGACCTTAGTGCGTTTGCGCCGCGACTGCGAAATGACGCCATACAGCATATGATCGAGGGAACCCATGCAGTTCGAGGCTTGGATAAGCCATTGGCGGAATCGGAGACGCTCGTTGCGGCAGTAGCATCAGTAGGCCAGGATGCCGATTCGATAGAGATTGAGATAAACAACCTGTTGCGGGCGGCCAGCACGGAAAACCAGCAGCGACTCGTTGAGCAACTTACGAAACTGACGCGTGACACCGTAGCGGTTGGAGGCGTAGCCAGTTCATTGGCAGACTTCCCCAAAATGGAGGAGATCCTCTACTCACAGGGGGATGCCATCGAACAGAATACCGAGAAGCTGGTCAAGATCGCGGAAGGTCGGCAGGCGCAGTACGCAGAGGCGGATCAAACCGTCCAGTCGATATGGAAAAATCTCGTGTCGTTCGCCTCGACTCAGGAACATGACGCTCACCGGGAAAGCGATTTCGCCCGACTATTGTCCGCAGCTGCTACCGTCTCGGGTGTCTTGGTCGCCCTCTTGGCTGGAGCCGGGCTGATGGCGACATTGCGCGCGCCAATCGAACGGATCGCAAGGCGCATGCAGGGGCTAGCAACCGGCGATCTTCAATCAGACATCGTCGGCTGCCAGCGGAAAGACGAAATTGGCGATATGGCTCGCGCGCTTGAAGTTTTTCGCGGAAATGCGGTCTCGAAGCTCGAGGTTGAAGCGCGTGCGCAAGACGACCGTAAAACGGCTGATCAGGAGCGGACGGATCGTGAGTTTGAGCGTGCTCAGCTTGAGAAAGAAGTGTCCAGCGCTGTACAAACACTCGGGGAGGCACTGTCTCGATTGGCGCGGGGAGACATCTCGCAAACCATCGACCGCCACTTCCATCCCAATCTCGAGCAACTGCGGCGTGACTTCAACCACTCACTGTCCGTCCTCAGGGATACCGTGTCCCATATCGACGAGAACACACAACAAATCAAATGGGGAACCAACGAACTTTTCAAAGCCTCCGATGATTTGTCACGCCGGACTGAACGACAAGCTGCTTCTCTTGAAGAAACCGCCGCAGCCGTTGAGCAGGTGACTGCGACGGTGAGGAACTCCTCGGAGAATGCCTGTGAGACACAAGCGTTTGTTTCCGCAGTCAAGGAACATGCAGAGGGCGCGGCCATCATTGTGACTGATGCTATTAGCGCCATGGGGCGAATTCAGGATGCATCTTACAAGATTGGACAGATCATAGGATTGATCGACACGATTGCATTCCAGACGAACTTGCTTGCGCTGAATGCCGGCGTTGAAGCAGCTCGTGCCGGCGATGCTGGAAAAGGCTTCGCGGTCGTTGCACAAGAAGTACGGGAGCTTGCCCAAAGGTCGTCAGCCGCAGCGCTCGAGATCCGGCAGTTGATTTCAGAATCTTCGTCAGAGGTGGCCGTCGGTTCGGATTACGTCGGCAAGACCGGGGAGGCTCTGCACAGTATAGCGGCATCCATCGTGCAGATTTCTGATCGCATTGACCAGATTGTGAGTTCCAGCCGCGAACAAGCGACTTCGCTGGCCGAGATCAATAACAACGTCAATGTTCTTGATCAGGGGACGCAACAGAATGCAGCCATGGCTGAGCAGACAAACGCTGCAACGAAGAC
- a CDS encoding Xaa-Pro peptidase family protein: MTMPKGPQAFPRAEYLRRLALVKAKMEQREVTSLLITSPADITYLCGYTAKSAYIPQGLVISLKDEEPTFLTRHMDAPAAVHQTFMERDRVIGYPEALIADPDKDGFDALINFLRDDGLGGGRLALENNLLSAKLIDRFQAGAPGTKLADFSNEVPWIRLVKSDLEIEMMREAAAITDAGMLTGKEVMRPGVREADAAAEIIATLVRGANGKVGTDLRRVFICASPRSGTAHIIWTEDVFRQGSQINLEMGGVRHGYVSALMRTYSIGKPSDRLRRVHDAEVAGMEAALSAVKPGATCGDVAVAFNTTLKKHGLEKESRCGYAIGIDWTEPTASLREDDHTVLQPNMTFHLMLGNWIDEDFGYVISETFRVTETGVETFSALPREIFEI, encoded by the coding sequence ATGACAATGCCAAAAGGACCGCAAGCGTTTCCACGGGCCGAGTATCTGCGAAGGCTGGCCCTTGTTAAGGCTAAAATGGAACAACGCGAGGTCACCTCGTTACTGATCACCTCCCCTGCAGATATCACTTATCTATGTGGTTACACAGCCAAGTCGGCGTACATTCCACAAGGCCTCGTCATCTCCTTGAAAGATGAAGAGCCAACTTTCTTGACGCGTCATATGGATGCGCCGGCGGCGGTGCATCAGACGTTTATGGAAAGGGACCGGGTAATTGGCTACCCCGAAGCTCTTATCGCTGACCCTGACAAGGACGGCTTCGACGCGCTAATTAATTTCCTGCGAGACGACGGCCTCGGTGGTGGGAGATTAGCGCTTGAAAACAACTTACTCTCGGCGAAGTTGATCGACAGGTTCCAGGCCGGGGCTCCGGGGACAAAATTAGCAGACTTCAGCAACGAAGTGCCCTGGATCCGACTGGTCAAGTCAGATCTTGAAATCGAGATGATGCGAGAAGCCGCCGCGATTACGGACGCAGGAATGCTGACAGGGAAAGAAGTAATGCGTCCGGGCGTAAGAGAGGCGGATGCTGCTGCAGAAATCATCGCGACGCTGGTTCGCGGCGCCAATGGCAAAGTCGGCACAGATTTGAGGCGAGTTTTCATTTGTGCCTCGCCGCGTTCGGGCACGGCGCACATTATCTGGACCGAAGATGTTTTCCGCCAGGGATCGCAAATTAACCTTGAGATGGGCGGTGTACGTCACGGTTATGTCTCGGCCCTGATGCGGACCTACTCGATCGGTAAGCCGTCAGATCGCCTTCGCCGGGTCCACGACGCCGAGGTTGCTGGCATGGAGGCCGCACTTTCTGCCGTCAAACCGGGCGCCACCTGTGGCGATGTCGCCGTCGCTTTCAACACCACGCTAAAGAAGCATGGGCTGGAGAAAGAATCGCGATGCGGCTATGCGATCGGGATCGACTGGACCGAACCTACGGCCAGCCTGAGGGAGGATGACCATACGGTGCTTCAGCCGAACATGACGTTCCACCTGATGCTAGGTAACTGGATCGACGAAGACTTTGGCTACGTGATCAGCGAAACGTTTCGCGTTACCGAAACCGGAGTCGAGACCTTCTCCGCACTTCCCCGGGAGATTTTCGAAATCTAA
- a CDS encoding GntR family transcriptional regulator: MITPTTAVLRDQVYDRLGALIRGGHFSPGEKITIRDLAKNLSMSPTPVREALYRLISEGVLQGEVNRSAVVPLLMPEQIAELKDIRLHIECFAAERAALRGTPEIAETLRKTSEKIKKARAAGDRRADIALVYKFQFELYAACSMPDLLRIVNSLWLKTGPYLNLLYPHYISSISAARGDWRERIASGVENRDATAVVEEVRLDIDQALTYISSIITAAALLNQTRG; this comes from the coding sequence TTGATCACGCCAACAACCGCTGTATTGAGAGACCAGGTTTATGACCGATTAGGAGCGCTGATCCGCGGCGGTCATTTCTCTCCGGGCGAGAAGATCACGATAAGAGACCTTGCCAAAAACTTGTCGATGAGCCCTACACCTGTGCGGGAGGCTCTTTATCGCCTTATATCCGAGGGGGTCCTACAAGGTGAAGTGAACAGATCCGCCGTCGTACCGCTTTTAATGCCCGAACAAATCGCGGAACTTAAGGATATTCGTTTGCACATCGAGTGCTTTGCCGCTGAGCGTGCTGCACTTAGGGGGACACCAGAGATCGCGGAGACGTTGCGCAAGACGTCGGAAAAAATAAAAAAGGCTCGCGCAGCTGGTGATCGGCGAGCCGACATTGCACTGGTCTATAAATTTCAGTTTGAGCTATATGCCGCGTGCAGCATGCCCGACCTTCTCCGGATCGTTAACTCCCTTTGGCTGAAGACAGGGCCGTACCTAAATCTGCTTTACCCCCACTACATTTCCTCGATATCAGCTGCTCGCGGCGATTGGCGTGAAAGAATCGCCAGCGGGGTTGAGAACCGAGACGCCACCGCCGTTGTCGAAGAAGTTAGGCTGGATATCGATCAGGCGCTGACCTACATCTCCAGTATCATCACGGCAGCGGCATTGTTGAATCAGACACGCGGCTAG
- a CDS encoding M20/M25/M40 family metallo-hydrolase, which translates to MTALPAVLNHIDTECEAAVSRLFSLLRIKSISTDPAYKADCQKAAEWLVSDLNSIGFEASVRETPGHPMVVAHHDGPPGAPHVLFYGHYDVQPVDPIELWAHDPFDPAVRESEDGYQVIAGRGASDDKGQLMTFVEACRAYKAVDGALPCKVTILFEGEEESGSPSMRAFLAANAEELKADFAMVCDTSQRDATTPAICVGMRGLVEEEMTIHGASRDLHSGIYGGAAANPIRVLAKILGDIHDKDGRVAIHGFYDGVEETPSQVLDSWEALGETAESFLGPIGLSVPSGEKDRSILELVWARPTAEFNGFSGGYTGKGFKTVIPAEASAKVSFRLVHKQDPANIRVLFRKFVEERLPADCRVEFQSHDCSPAHQLPYDAPYLAAAKLALADEWTKAPIVKVVGGSIPVVGDFQTCLGLDSLLVGFALPNDRIHSPNEKYNVVSFHKGQRSWARILDALTRK; encoded by the coding sequence ATGACCGCGCTACCAGCCGTCCTAAATCACATCGACACCGAATGCGAGGCCGCGGTATCGCGCCTGTTCAGCCTTTTGCGCATCAAGTCGATCTCCACTGATCCAGCCTACAAAGCGGATTGCCAAAAGGCTGCGGAGTGGCTTGTAAGTGATCTGAACTCGATCGGCTTCGAAGCCAGCGTACGCGAAACTCCAGGCCACCCGATGGTCGTCGCCCACCATGACGGCCCCCCTGGCGCTCCTCACGTCCTCTTCTACGGCCACTATGATGTTCAGCCGGTTGATCCAATCGAGCTGTGGGCCCACGACCCGTTTGATCCCGCCGTGCGCGAGAGCGAGGATGGCTACCAGGTCATTGCCGGACGCGGCGCTTCGGATGACAAAGGCCAACTGATGACGTTCGTTGAAGCCTGTCGTGCTTACAAGGCAGTGGATGGGGCGTTGCCCTGTAAAGTCACAATCCTCTTCGAGGGTGAGGAGGAGTCCGGCTCCCCCTCGATGCGCGCGTTTCTGGCGGCCAACGCAGAGGAATTAAAGGCCGACTTCGCGATGGTGTGCGACACGAGCCAACGCGACGCGACGACTCCGGCGATTTGCGTCGGCATGCGTGGACTGGTGGAAGAAGAGATGACAATCCATGGTGCAAGCCGCGATCTTCACTCAGGCATCTATGGCGGCGCGGCGGCGAACCCCATCCGAGTGCTGGCGAAAATCCTCGGTGATATCCATGACAAGGATGGCCGCGTGGCAATTCACGGCTTCTATGACGGCGTCGAGGAGACGCCAAGCCAAGTCTTGGATTCGTGGGAGGCGCTCGGCGAGACGGCCGAAAGTTTCCTTGGCCCAATCGGCCTGTCGGTACCTTCGGGTGAGAAGGACCGCTCGATACTCGAACTGGTCTGGGCGCGACCCACAGCCGAATTCAACGGGTTTTCCGGCGGCTACACGGGTAAGGGTTTCAAGACAGTCATTCCGGCTGAAGCCTCTGCCAAGGTTTCGTTTCGTCTCGTACATAAGCAGGACCCAGCCAATATCAGGGTCTTGTTCCGGAAATTCGTCGAGGAGCGCCTCCCGGCAGACTGTAGGGTGGAATTTCAATCGCATGACTGCTCGCCGGCGCATCAGCTTCCTTACGATGCGCCATATCTGGCTGCCGCCAAGTTAGCCCTCGCCGACGAATGGACAAAAGCCCCGATCGTGAAGGTCGTGGGTGGTTCGATACCTGTTGTCGGTGACTTCCAGACATGCCTGGGGCTCGACTCACTCTTAGTGGGCTTCGCTCTTCCGAACGATCGCATCCATTCGCCGAACGAGAAGTATAATGTGGTTTCGTTCCATAAGGGTCAGCGCTCCTGGGCGCGGATACTCGACGCGCTGACAAGAAAGTAG
- a CDS encoding transporter substrate-binding domain-containing protein, with the protein MSKFLISAAAAALLAALSTAMPAKAGAVLDQVQAAKTLTVATSSGWPNSSFLNDKQELDGFEIEVAKGVAKHLGVSVKFVTPGWDVIVAGKWAGRWDMAMGQMVPTKARAEKFDFPAIYFYTRNVAVIHKDSKATKLSDLDGKVIGLVTGDDAAIAYARHNLTLDWADEKPVEYKFTPGEMRNYENTSLQVDDLRLGDGVRLDAVITDEVSAHGVIKAGYPLKVLGDALFPTPGAIAISKGDKEFSDKISAAIKSMRDDGTLSKLSIKWYGVDSTVE; encoded by the coding sequence ATGAGCAAATTTCTGATTTCAGCTGCAGCCGCCGCGTTGCTTGCCGCTCTATCGACAGCCATGCCGGCCAAGGCTGGTGCCGTTCTCGATCAAGTCCAGGCGGCAAAGACGCTTACGGTAGCGACTTCTAGCGGTTGGCCTAACAGTTCGTTCCTGAATGACAAACAGGAACTCGATGGTTTTGAGATCGAGGTTGCCAAGGGAGTGGCGAAACACCTTGGGGTCTCCGTCAAGTTCGTAACGCCGGGCTGGGACGTCATAGTTGCAGGCAAATGGGCAGGCCGTTGGGATATGGCGATGGGCCAGATGGTTCCGACCAAGGCCCGCGCGGAAAAGTTCGATTTTCCTGCCATTTACTTTTACACGCGGAACGTTGCTGTCATTCACAAAGACAGTAAAGCAACCAAACTTTCCGACCTGGATGGAAAGGTGATCGGCCTCGTAACAGGTGATGATGCGGCAATCGCATATGCCCGTCATAACCTGACGTTGGATTGGGCGGACGAAAAGCCGGTAGAATACAAGTTTACACCGGGCGAAATGCGAAACTATGAGAATACCTCGTTGCAGGTGGATGACCTGCGGCTAGGTGATGGAGTTCGCCTCGATGCAGTGATCACTGACGAAGTGAGTGCGCACGGTGTGATCAAAGCTGGTTACCCCTTGAAAGTGCTCGGTGATGCATTGTTCCCAACGCCCGGGGCCATTGCAATTTCAAAGGGGGACAAAGAGTTCTCTGACAAGATATCTGCCGCCATCAAAAGCATGAGGGATGATGGTACGCTCTCTAAGCTCTCAATTAAGTGGTATGGTGTCGATAGCACCGTTGAATAG
- a CDS encoding amino acid ABC transporter permease, producing the protein MLYQDTIDSEVLVHKPWFVASTFAVVLALFLMYNLTGTTMGELMRPVIGDPSQSGLYGRFAIAFVIAVAFSLNLVLIGFAPIKAQIILVWLELLLLILAFFKSFDLSLPFIRENLPFLITQGVFTTLYVSAISLLFASLIAIIAAVAKLSSNGFAYGIASFYTSFFRGLPLLMQIYLIYLGLPQFGIVLNAVPSGILALSVCIGAYMTEIFRSGIQSIDRGQWEASRSMGFGFGLTMRRIILPQALPVIVPPMGNTFISMLKDSSLVSVLGVWELTFLARTIGQPTFHNMEMLVAASLIYWVLSCCLELIQSKIERHYSRSKLR; encoded by the coding sequence ATGCTTTATCAGGATACAATTGACTCCGAGGTCTTGGTTCACAAGCCGTGGTTTGTGGCCTCTACCTTCGCTGTCGTGCTCGCTCTGTTTCTGATGTATAACCTAACTGGCACAACCATGGGGGAGCTTATGCGCCCCGTCATCGGCGATCCGTCGCAAAGCGGCCTTTACGGCCGCTTTGCGATCGCTTTTGTTATTGCGGTTGCGTTCAGTCTTAATCTCGTGCTCATCGGGTTCGCGCCGATAAAAGCCCAAATCATCTTGGTTTGGCTTGAGTTGCTCCTGCTCATTCTAGCATTCTTCAAGTCGTTTGACCTCAGTCTGCCTTTCATCCGGGAAAACCTTCCCTTTCTGATAACGCAGGGTGTGTTTACGACGTTGTATGTGTCGGCAATTTCGCTGCTTTTTGCGTCGCTCATCGCAATCATTGCCGCTGTTGCAAAGCTTTCGAGTAACGGCTTCGCTTACGGGATCGCAAGTTTCTACACGTCGTTCTTCCGCGGTCTCCCCCTGCTGATGCAGATTTACCTCATCTACCTCGGTTTGCCTCAGTTCGGTATCGTTCTGAACGCGGTGCCTTCAGGAATATTGGCCCTTTCAGTCTGTATCGGCGCCTATATGACGGAAATCTTCCGCTCTGGAATTCAGAGCATCGACCGCGGGCAATGGGAAGCATCCAGGTCCATGGGCTTCGGCTTCGGTCTGACAATGCGAAGGATTATACTTCCGCAGGCGCTTCCCGTTATCGTTCCACCGATGGGGAACACCTTTATCTCGATGCTGAAAGATAGTTCGCTCGTGTCCGTCCTTGGCGTATGGGAACTGACGTTCCTGGCTCGCACGATTGGCCAGCCCACCTTTCACAATATGGAGATGCTTGTAGCGGCTTCGTTGATTTATTGGGTTTTATCCTGTTGTCTCGAACTGATTCAATCAAAGATCGAACGCCATTACAGCAGGAGCAAGCTGCGATGA